ACGGCCCCGCCGTGGTTTCCGCTGCGCCCGGTCACGGCGGCACCATCGGCATCATGTATATCCCCCGCTTCGGTGCGAGCTACACGCGGCCCATCGTCCAGGGCACCACCACTGACATGCTGGACACCTTGGGCCTGGGGCACTATGACAGCACCTCCATGCCGGGCGCGGTAGGCAACTTCGCCGTGGCCGGCCACCGGCAGACACACGGGGCCGTCCTGGACAACATCCACACCCTGGTGCCGGGCGACAGGATCTACGTCCAGACCCGGGACGGCTACTACGTCTATGCATTCCGCAACAACCAGATTGTGCTGCCGTCCAGGATCGATGTGCTGTTGCCCGTGCCTGCACAGCCAGGCGCCACACCGACTGAAAGCTTCCTGACCATGACCAGCTGCAACCCCCGGTTCGGTTCGCAGGAGCGGATCATCGCCTATTCCACGCTGGATCACTGGCGGCCGGCCTCAGCCGGACCGCCCGCTGAGATTGCCGCGCAGGTCGCTGCCGCGCACGGGGGAGGCTGAGCCATGTACGGATGGATTTTCCGCCGCCTCCCGGGACCTCTGTGGCTCCGGATTTTCACCGCGCTGGCGCTGATAGCCGGCGCACTGGTATTGATGGTTCAGTTCCTTTTCCCCTGGATGTCCCAGTTCACCCAGTTCACCGACTCAACGATTGGTTCAGCAAGTCAGCCATGAGCACAACTAAGATCCTGGTCGTAGACAACTACGACAGCTTTGTTTACACCCTGGTGGGATACCTCCAGGAGCTCGGTGCCGAGACCACCGTTGTCCGCAATGATGACGTCACGCTTGCCGAGGCGATTGAAATGGCGGAAACGCGCGACGGCGTACTCGTCTCGCCTGGGCCGGGAACCCCCGCGGAGGCCGGCGTCTGCATCGAGCTGATCAAGTGGTGCGGAGACAACAACAAGGCCATGTTCGGCGTCTGCCTGGGCCACCAGGCCCTTGCCGAAGCCTACGGCGGCACCGTCACGCACGCACCGGAGCTGATGCACGGCAAAACGTCCCTGGTACAGCACAGCGGGACGAGTGTGTTTGCCGGGCTCCCGTCCCCTGTCACTGCCACCAGGTACCATTCCCTGGCCGCGGTCCGCGATACCATCCCTGAGATTCTTGAAATCACCGCCGAGACGGCCACCGGCGTGGTGATGGGACTGCAGCACCGGACCGCACCGCTGTGCGGTGTGCAGTTCCACCCTGAGTCGGTGCTGACCGAAGGCGGTTACCAGATGCTGGGCAACTGGCTGGAGTCGTTGGGGATGGTCGGTGCCGCTGAGCGGGCCGGAAAACTAAGCCCGCTTATCCAGCACTGACCCGCTGATCCGGCATCAAGCCGGGCGTTCGCGCCCAGCTCATCAGCTTGGCCAGCTGCCGGGGTAGCGGACAGACCCGCCGAGGAGGCTGCTCTCAGTGGCCGGTTACCTTGTTTTAGTCGGCTTTGGGGTGGGCGTGGTTGTGGGCGGCGGCACCGGGGCCTTGGCAACGTTGATCCCGATGGTTTTTCCCTGCTCCACCAGGGAATTGAGGGGATCGCTCTGGTCCGTGACCTTGCCCGGTTCCACCTGGGAGTTTTCGACTTCCTTGACATCGGGGACCAGCCCGAGAACCTTGAGCGCCTTCTCGGCTTCGGCCTGGGTCAGGCCACGGAGCTCGGGCATGGAGACCTTGCCCGTGGACACCACTATTTCCACCGTGCTGCCCACAGCCGCCGGCTGGCCGGGTGCCGGATTGGTGGTGATAACAATCCCCGCCGGCACCGTGGCGCTGTTGGCCATGGTGGTGGACGGCGCCCCCACCAGTCCTGTCTGGCGCAGAATATCCCGTGCGGCCGCTTCAGTCTTGCCGGGCAGGTTGTCCGGAATTTTGACCGCGCTGGGGCCTTCGGAAATGTTCAGGGTAACTTCGGCGTTCGGCTCCACGGACGTTCCGGCCGCCGGATCCGTGTCAATGGCGGTTCCCTTAGGCGCGGTATCGTGCTGGGCCCGCTTGATCCGCGGGCTCAGATTGGCGCCGTAGAGCTTTTGCAGTGCTTCGGATTCGGTGAGTGACGCAACTGACGGAACCTGCACTGTGACCGCTGCGGGGGGCGGCTGGTTCATCATGTTGTAGACCCACAGGCCGCCACCGGCCAGGACAAACAGGGTAAAGATCACCAGGGTGGCAATCCACGTCCGACGCCGGGACTTCTGCCGCGCTGTGCGCTCACGTTCCGGAGGGAGTCCAAGCGGAAGTTCATCGGCCTCGGAGGATTCATAAACAGCCGCAGCACGGACAGAAAAGGGGACGTCGTCGTCGCCGGCGTTGCGGGCGGGACGGAGCCTGCCCCCGGGGGTGTCATCGAGGAACCTGGCCCCCGTGAGTGCAAACGCCTCCGTGGCCGGTGAGCTGCCCGGCGCCGGGACGTGGTCATTGGGGTCAGTGGGCGCTTCCGTGGCCGGAATCGCCGGCACCGCAATACCGTTCCGGGCAGCGCGCAGCGCCCGGCGGAAGGCGGCCGCATCCTGGAAACGGTCGGCGCGGTTTTTCTGCAGAGCCTTGGCCAGAACGCTGTCCAGGGCTTCGGAAACCTCAGGATTCAGGCTGCTGGCCGGTAACGGAATCTCCCGGACGTGCTGGTACGCCACCGAAACGGGGCTGTCGCCGATGAACGGCGGCCGTGCTGCCACCATTTCGTAGAGCAGGCAGGCCGCCGAATACAGATCGCTGCGTGCGTCCACGGTCTCGCCGCGGGCCTGCTCCGGGGACAGGTATTGGGCGGTGCCCACTACTGCCTGGGTCTGGGTCATGGTGGCGGACGAATCGGCGATGGCCCGGGCGATGCCGAAATCCATCACCTTGACGGTGTTGGACGATCCGCAGAACATCACATTGGCTGGCTTGATATCCCGGTGCACGATTCCGGCCTTGTGGCTGTACTCGAGCGCGGACAGCACTCCCAGCGAGAATTCGATGGCTTGGTCAATGGTGACCTCTTTAGCCCGGATGAGGTCACGGATGGTCTTGCCCGCCACGAACTCCATCACGATGTACGGCACCCGGACGTTGTCCTCGGCCTCGCCGGGAACGGCGTGGTCCCCGGTGTCGTAGATGGCCACGATGGACGGGTGGTTGAGGGCCGCAACGGCCTGGGCCTCGCGCTTGAAGCGGGCCTGGAACTGCGGATCCCGGGCAAGATCAGGGCGGAGCAGCTTAATGGCTACGGTCCGGCCCAGCCGGGTGTCCAGCCCGCGGTGGACGTCCGCCATTCCGCCGCGGCCAATGAGCTCACCGAGTTCGTACCGCCCGTTGAGCACGCGCTGGGTGTTCACCGGGAGGCTGTCCTCTCGGTGCGACGGGGTACGGGGTGAGTTATTCACGGCAGGTTCCTATGGGGCCGCGGGCGCGCAGGTGGGAGGCGTTCCAGGCTTCTCGGCTGCAGCGCATTTGGGCAGGACGGCCTGGCTGGCCAGGTGGTAGGTGACCACGGAACCCGCGGTCACCTTGGAACCGGCATCCGGGGCCGAACTGACGAACGTTCCTGCCTTCTGGCCGGCGCTTCCCGCCACATCCTCCCCCTTCCGCCATCGCAGTCCGGCTGCCACGATGGCATCCTGCGCCTGCTTTTCCGTACTACCGACACCTATTGCAGGAACAGAAACCGATTCCGGGCCCTTGGAGTACGTCACCTTGATGGTGTCGCCCTTCTGGACCAGGCCGGTCGGGTTGATTCCCGTGACGGTTCCCGGCGGGTCGGCGTGGAAGACCTCCACACCGTCAACCTTCAGACCCAGCGTTTCGAGCTCACCGCTGACCTTGCTGAACGGCTGGCCAAGATACGCATCACGGATCACGTTGATGCCTTCGGGGGTGGTCTCGGTTGGAGTCGGTGTGGGGCTGGTGCTGGTGGGGGTCGCGGACGTCGCGGACGGCGAAGCGCTGGTGGAGGTGGCGGTGCCGGGCGCTGAACTGGTGGTGGCAGGGGCCTGCGAAGGAAAGAGTATTCCGGCCTGCGTCAGAATCACGCCCACCAGGGCGAACAGCACCAGCAGGATCAGCGCAATCAGCGGCCAGGTCCACGGGCTGCGGCCGCGCCGCTCCGGTTCATCCACCGGTTCGTCGTAGTGCTCCTCTTCCTGGACCCAGCTGCGTTCGGCAGCCAGCGCATCGGCGCGCGAAAGCGTATTCCGGGGGTCGGAGGCGGCAGCCGCGCCGGCTGCCGCTGCGGCGCCGAGCACCGGCAGGGCGGAGGTCGCCGTCGTATGGTCCTTTTCCCTGCCGATAACACCGGTGGCTGCGGTGGGAACGTCAACGGGCGCGGTGATGGGTCCGGTGGTTGCCTCAAAGAGCAGCATGCCGGGGACGGCGGCGTGCGCCCCGGGGATATCTCCGTTGCGGATGGCCTCGGCTGCCTCCGACAGCTTGATGGCGTTGGCCGGGCGGTTCTTGGGATCCTTGGCCAGCATGGACATCAGCAGGGCACGGACCGGCCTGGGAAGTGTCTCCGGAAGCGGCGGCGGGGCGTCGTTCACCTGTGCCAGGGCAATGGCGATCTGCGATTCCCCGGAGAAGGGCCGGTGCCCGGTGAGGCATTCGTAACCGATCACGCCGAGGGCATAGATGTCCGAAGCGCCTGTGGCATTCTGGCCGGTGGCCTGTTCAGGCGCGAGGTACTGGGCCGTCCCCATGACCTGTCCGGTCTGGGTGAGTGGAACCTGGTCAGCGAGGCGGGCGATGCCGAAGTCGGTCACCTTGACGCGGCCGTCCGGTGTGATCAGCAGGTTGCCGGGCTTGATGTCCCGGTGCACCAGGCCCTGGGTGTGCGCCACGGACAGGGCGCGTGCCGTCTGCGCGATCATGGACAGGGTACGGTCCGGGGAAAGGACCTGCTCGTGTTCGATGATGCTGCTCAGGGGCTGCCCGGGGACCAGCTCCATGACCAGGTAGGCCGAGCCCGCTTCCTCGCCGTAGTCAAAGACGTTGGCGATCCCCACATGGTTCAGCAGGGCGGTGTGGCGCGCCTCGGCACGGAACCGCTGGAGGAAGCCGGGATCCCCCGTGTACTCCTCTTTGAGCACCTTGATGGCGACGATCCGGCCAAGGATGAGGTCCTTGGCCTTCCAGACCTCGCCCATGCCGCCGATCGCAATCCGTGTGGTCAGCTGGAATCTGCCGCCGAGGGTGATTCCCGATGTAGGCCTCACTTGTTCAACACCGCCTCAAAAATCTTCTTCGCGTTCGGACTGGTTAGCTGTGCGCCGGTGGTGATGTCCACGTCTTGCATGACGATGGTGACAGCCACTTGCGGGTCATTCGCCGGGGCAAACCCGGTAAACCATGAGTTGTTCAGGCCATCGGTGCCGAGTTCCGCGGTGCCGGTCTTGCCGGCAACCTGGACCCCCGGGACGGCAGCGCCGCCGGCGATGCCGTCGCTCACCACGCTGGTCATCCACTCGGTGATCTGGCGTGAAATTTCCGGTGTGGTGGACGTACGAAGCGCAGTGGGTGTGGGTTCGCCGATGACCCGCAGGTCCGGGGACCGCATCGTCTTGATGAGGTTGGGGCTCATCTGGACGCCGCCGTTGGCGATTGCTGCCGTCATCAAAGCGATCTGCAGGGGGGTGGCCCGGACGTCCCGCTGGCCGATGGCCGACTGTGCAAGACCGGCAGCGTCCAGATCGGACGGGAAGACGCTCTTGGCGTGGTCCAGCTTCAGCTGGTCTCCCAGCTCCTGGCCGAATCCGAACTTCCCGGCCTGGTCAGCGATTGCCTTTTCTCCGAGATCCCGCGCAATGCTTGCAAAGGGAGTGTTGCAGGACTGCTGCAGCGCGAAGGCAAAACTGGCGGTGTTCTGGGTGTAGCAGTTGCCGCCGGCGTAGTTGGGCAGCTTGTACTGGATCCCGGGGAATGACATCTCCGCCGGGTTGGGCAGCACACTGTCCTTGTTGTACTTGCCGGAGCTGAGGGCCGCAGCCGTGTCCACGAGCTTGAACACCGAACCCGGGGCCAGCAGTGCGCCCGTCGGGCCACTGACATTCTGGTTCAGGTTGATGCCGGGAACCTTGATGAGTTCGCCGTAGTTGGCACGCTCAGCCGCCTGATCCTGCGTGGCAATCAGATTCGGATCGTAGGACGGTTTGGACACCATGGCGAGGATATCGCCGGTTTTCGGGTTGGTAACCACTATGGAGCCGCGCTGACCGTCCGGAATGAGATCGTAGGCAAGCTTCTGGATCTTGGGATCGATGGTCAGCTCAACCGACGCGCCCTTGGGCTGGTTGCCGAGGAAGAGCTGGCCCACGCGGTCCAGGAAGAACTGGTCCGAGCTGCCGGCCAGCTGACCGTCCGCGGTCCGCTCCAGCCCGGTTTTTCCGAAGTTCTGTGAGAAGTAGCCTGTAATGCCGGCGTAGAGCTCCGGCTGGGTATAGGTCCGCTGGAATTTGCACGCCTCGGATCCCGCGACGGACTGCGCGATGGGAGTGCCGCCCACAATGATGGCGCCGCGGTCATTGCAATAGTTCTGCAGGGTGGCGCGTTTGTTCCACGGGTTCTCCTTGAGATCGTCCGCTCCCACCACCTGCACGTAGCTCAGGGCGCCAAAGATCAGTGCAAACATGGCGATCGCAGCAACCCATGAATTTCGTATGGCCTGATTCACAGTTGTTTCACCGCCTCAGTGGGGGCATCGGTACCGGTGCCTTTGGTAATGCTGCCCGGCGGGGCCGCAGGATCGGATTTGCGGGGGCGCCGCACCGGCGCAGAGGGTTCCACCGCGTCAGGGCTTTCCCCCGCCGGCAAGGGCGTGGTGTCCACCGGGCCGCGGGCCGCGTGCGAGATCATCAGCAGGAGGCCCACGATGATCCAGTTGGCCAGCAGGGATGAACCGCCGGCCGCCAGAAACGGCGTGGTCAGCCCGGTGAGCGGGATCAGGCGCGTCACTCCGCCGATCACTACGAAGCACTGCAGGGCTATGGCGAAGGACAGACCGCACGCCAGCATCTTGCCGAAGGCGTCCCGGGTACCCAGCGCAGCCCGGAAGCCGCGGGTGCACAGCAGCAGGAACATCAGAACAATGGCAAAAATGCCGATCAGACCGAGTTCCTCGGCGAACGACGCGATGATCATGTCGCTGTTGGCGAACGGCACCAGATTGGGGCGGCCCTGGCCCAGGCCCGTTCCCACGAGACCGCCACTGGCCATGCCAAACAGGCCCTCGACAATCTGGAAGCTGCTGCCGAACTCCCGCCCGTACACGTCATCGGTGAAGGCGTTGAGCCAGCCGTCAATCCGGAGGGCCACGTGGGAGAACACTTTGGAGGCAACAAAGCCGCCGCCCAGAAGGAGAGCCACACCAATAACCACCCAGCTGATGCGGCTCGTGGCTACATAGATCATCACAATAAAAAGGCCGAAGAACAGCACGGAGGATCCAAGGTCACGCTGGAAGATCAGCACGCCGATGCTGACCAGCCAGGCGGTGATCATGGGGCCCATGTCCTTGAAGCGCGGGAACTGCAAGGGTCCGATCTTGCGCCCGGCGAGGAGGATCAGATCCCCGTTGGAAGAAAGATACCCGGCAAAGAATATAGCCAGCGTGATCTTGGCGACCTCACCAGGCTGGAACGTCATGGGACCGAGTTTGATCCATACCCGCGCGCCCAGGATTTCACCCGCTGAGATGCCCGGAATCAGGGGCAGGACCAGCAGCAGCGCGCTGACTGCCAGCGAAATGTAGGTGAACCGGCGCAGAATGCGGTGGTCCTTGAGGAACCAGATGACGGCGATGGCCACGGCCATGGCAATCAGTGTCCAGCGCAACTGGTTGTTTCCGGTGTCGTCGCCGGGGGCATCAAGACGGTGGATCATGGCCAGCCCCAGGCCGTTAAGTGCCACAACCAAGGGAAGTATAACCGGATCGGCATATTTAGCACGGATACGGAGGACCACGTGAAAAACCAAGGCCGCTGCAGCGAGCAGGCTGGACTGGAACCAGAAGTCGGCGTCGAACGCCTTCTGTTGGTCCACGCCTACCAGCATGTTGGCGCCTACTCCCACGGACAGTGCCAGCAC
This genomic interval from Micrococcaceae bacterium Sec5.7 contains the following:
- a CDS encoding class E sortase, coding for MPVTGVSVLRRTVQLTVQILGELLITAGIVLLLFVAWELWWTNVESDAKQSEVIKEFALDFDGPLKPPEPSPPANPKDPTAPPPPPVDYGPAVVSAAPGHGGTIGIMYIPRFGASYTRPIVQGTTTDMLDTLGLGHYDSTSMPGAVGNFAVAGHRQTHGAVLDNIHTLVPGDRIYVQTRDGYYVYAFRNNQIVLPSRIDVLLPVPAQPGATPTESFLTMTSCNPRFGSQERIIAYSTLDHWRPASAGPPAEIAAQVAAAHGGG
- a CDS encoding FtsW/RodA/SpoVE family cell cycle protein encodes the protein MTQLNATPRPRRNIELVLLVLALSVGVGANMLVGVDQQKAFDADFWFQSSLLAAAALVFHVVLRIRAKYADPVILPLVVALNGLGLAMIHRLDAPGDDTGNNQLRWTLIAMAVAIAVIWFLKDHRILRRFTYISLAVSALLLVLPLIPGISAGEILGARVWIKLGPMTFQPGEVAKITLAIFFAGYLSSNGDLILLAGRKIGPLQFPRFKDMGPMITAWLVSIGVLIFQRDLGSSVLFFGLFIVMIYVATSRISWVVIGVALLLGGGFVASKVFSHVALRIDGWLNAFTDDVYGREFGSSFQIVEGLFGMASGGLVGTGLGQGRPNLVPFANSDMIIASFAEELGLIGIFAIVLMFLLLCTRGFRAALGTRDAFGKMLACGLSFAIALQCFVVIGGVTRLIPLTGLTTPFLAAGGSSLLANWIIVGLLLMISHAARGPVDTTPLPAGESPDAVEPSAPVRRPRKSDPAAPPGSITKGTGTDAPTEAVKQL
- the pknB gene encoding Stk1 family PASTA domain-containing Ser/Thr kinase, whose product is MNNSPRTPSHREDSLPVNTQRVLNGRYELGELIGRGGMADVHRGLDTRLGRTVAIKLLRPDLARDPQFQARFKREAQAVAALNHPSIVAIYDTGDHAVPGEAEDNVRVPYIVMEFVAGKTIRDLIRAKEVTIDQAIEFSLGVLSALEYSHKAGIVHRDIKPANVMFCGSSNTVKVMDFGIARAIADSSATMTQTQAVVGTAQYLSPEQARGETVDARSDLYSAACLLYEMVAARPPFIGDSPVSVAYQHVREIPLPASSLNPEVSEALDSVLAKALQKNRADRFQDAAAFRRALRAARNGIAVPAIPATEAPTDPNDHVPAPGSSPATEAFALTGARFLDDTPGGRLRPARNAGDDDVPFSVRAAAVYESSEADELPLGLPPERERTARQKSRRRTWIATLVIFTLFVLAGGGLWVYNMMNQPPPAAVTVQVPSVASLTESEALQKLYGANLSPRIKRAQHDTAPKGTAIDTDPAAGTSVEPNAEVTLNISEGPSAVKIPDNLPGKTEAAARDILRQTGLVGAPSTTMANSATVPAGIVITTNPAPGQPAAVGSTVEIVVSTGKVSMPELRGLTQAEAEKALKVLGLVPDVKEVENSQVEPGKVTDQSDPLNSLVEQGKTIGINVAKAPVPPPTTTPTPKPTKTR
- a CDS encoding penicillin-binding protein 2, with product MNQAIRNSWVAAIAMFALIFGALSYVQVVGADDLKENPWNKRATLQNYCNDRGAIIVGGTPIAQSVAGSEACKFQRTYTQPELYAGITGYFSQNFGKTGLERTADGQLAGSSDQFFLDRVGQLFLGNQPKGASVELTIDPKIQKLAYDLIPDGQRGSIVVTNPKTGDILAMVSKPSYDPNLIATQDQAAERANYGELIKVPGINLNQNVSGPTGALLAPGSVFKLVDTAAALSSGKYNKDSVLPNPAEMSFPGIQYKLPNYAGGNCYTQNTASFAFALQQSCNTPFASIARDLGEKAIADQAGKFGFGQELGDQLKLDHAKSVFPSDLDAAGLAQSAIGQRDVRATPLQIALMTAAIANGGVQMSPNLIKTMRSPDLRVIGEPTPTALRTSTTPEISRQITEWMTSVVSDGIAGGAAVPGVQVAGKTGTAELGTDGLNNSWFTGFAPANDPQVAVTIVMQDVDITTGAQLTSPNAKKIFEAVLNK
- a CDS encoding protein kinase, which encodes MRPTSGITLGGRFQLTTRIAIGGMGEVWKAKDLILGRIVAIKVLKEEYTGDPGFLQRFRAEARHTALLNHVGIANVFDYGEEAGSAYLVMELVPGQPLSSIIEHEQVLSPDRTLSMIAQTARALSVAHTQGLVHRDIKPGNLLITPDGRVKVTDFGIARLADQVPLTQTGQVMGTAQYLAPEQATGQNATGASDIYALGVIGYECLTGHRPFSGESQIAIALAQVNDAPPPLPETLPRPVRALLMSMLAKDPKNRPANAIKLSEAAEAIRNGDIPGAHAAVPGMLLFEATTGPITAPVDVPTAATGVIGREKDHTTATSALPVLGAAAAAGAAAASDPRNTLSRADALAAERSWVQEEEHYDEPVDEPERRGRSPWTWPLIALILLVLFALVGVILTQAGILFPSQAPATTSSAPGTATSTSASPSATSATPTSTSPTPTPTETTPEGINVIRDAYLGQPFSKVSGELETLGLKVDGVEVFHADPPGTVTGINPTGLVQKGDTIKVTYSKGPESVSVPAIGVGSTEKQAQDAIVAAGLRWRKGEDVAGSAGQKAGTFVSSAPDAGSKVTAGSVVTYHLASQAVLPKCAAAEKPGTPPTCAPAAP
- a CDS encoding gamma-glutamyl-gamma-aminobutyrate hydrolase family protein (Members of this family of hydrolases with an active site Cys residue belong to MEROPS family C26.), encoding MSTTKILVVDNYDSFVYTLVGYLQELGAETTVVRNDDVTLAEAIEMAETRDGVLVSPGPGTPAEAGVCIELIKWCGDNNKAMFGVCLGHQALAEAYGGTVTHAPELMHGKTSLVQHSGTSVFAGLPSPVTATRYHSLAAVRDTIPEILEITAETATGVVMGLQHRTAPLCGVQFHPESVLTEGGYQMLGNWLESLGMVGAAERAGKLSPLIQH